From the genome of Gemmatimonas phototrophica, one region includes:
- a CDS encoding vanadium-dependent haloperoxidase yields the protein MNVSPLRSLRYRSLCGAAVVWLVSGCQSTPAVSMETLNSAALLHESMGELTSTMVYDIFSPPQASRVYSYASIASYEALRQGDTTWVSLAGQTRNMPPVPAPDRTKEYSWALAGVRAFLTVSHQLTFSRERMDSVRMVISRRYEQALPADVYARSIAYGDTIATHVLAWAGSDGFKQSRGMPKFSITKQAGRWIPTPPAYMDAVEPNWGTIAPFAMDSGSQFRPSTAIPFDSAKGTAFYTQALEVYDTGKTLTDEQRAIASFWDCNPYVMNVQGHTMFATKKITPGGHWMGIAGIASRKANASLLQSADAYARTAMALADGFIAAWDEKYHSGVIRPESVINAYIDEKWMPLLQTPPFPEYPSGHSVISTSAAQVLTAIYGEGFAFADSTETPYGLPVRSFPSFEAAANEAAISRLYGGIHYRQAIEEGQRQGKLVGQHLLARIATKPGTTIATK from the coding sequence ATGAACGTTTCGCCTTTGCGATCGCTGCGGTACCGGTCCCTCTGCGGCGCCGCGGTCGTGTGGTTGGTAAGTGGCTGTCAATCCACTCCTGCGGTCTCCATGGAGACGCTCAATTCGGCGGCGCTGCTGCACGAGTCCATGGGTGAACTGACCAGCACCATGGTCTACGACATCTTCAGCCCGCCTCAGGCCAGCCGGGTATACAGCTACGCCAGCATCGCCAGCTACGAAGCCCTGCGGCAAGGAGACACGACGTGGGTCTCTTTGGCAGGGCAGACGCGCAACATGCCCCCGGTGCCGGCGCCGGATCGCACCAAGGAATACTCATGGGCCTTGGCCGGCGTCCGTGCGTTCCTCACGGTCAGTCATCAGCTCACGTTCTCTCGTGAACGCATGGATTCCGTGCGTATGGTGATCTCGCGCCGCTACGAGCAGGCGCTCCCGGCCGATGTGTACGCCCGCAGCATTGCCTATGGTGATACCATCGCGACGCACGTGCTGGCCTGGGCGGGCTCCGATGGCTTCAAGCAATCGCGCGGCATGCCCAAGTTCAGCATTACCAAACAAGCCGGTCGCTGGATTCCGACGCCGCCGGCCTACATGGACGCCGTCGAGCCGAACTGGGGAACCATTGCCCCCTTTGCCATGGATTCCGGCAGTCAGTTCCGTCCGTCGACCGCCATTCCCTTTGACTCTGCCAAGGGCACGGCGTTTTACACGCAGGCGCTGGAAGTGTACGACACCGGAAAGACGCTGACCGACGAACAGCGCGCCATCGCCTCCTTCTGGGATTGCAACCCCTACGTGATGAACGTGCAGGGGCACACCATGTTCGCCACCAAGAAGATTACCCCGGGTGGCCATTGGATGGGCATTGCCGGCATCGCGTCGCGAAAGGCCAACGCCTCCCTGCTGCAATCAGCCGACGCCTATGCCCGCACGGCCATGGCACTGGCCGACGGCTTCATTGCCGCGTGGGACGAGAAGTATCACTCCGGAGTCATCCGTCCGGAGTCGGTCATCAACGCCTATATCGACGAGAAGTGGATGCCCTTGCTGCAGACGCCGCCGTTCCCCGAGTATCCCAGCGGGCACAGCGTCATCTCCACATCGGCGGCGCAGGTGCTCACCGCGATCTATGGTGAAGGATTCGCCTTCGCGGATTCCACCGAAACCCCGTACGGACTTCCCGTGCGCTCATTTCCGAGCTTCGAAGCGGCGGCCAATGAGGCGGCCATCAGCCGACTCTACGGCGGCATTCACTACCGGCAGGCGATCGAAGAAGGACAGCGACAGGGAAAGCTGGTTGGGCAGCATCTGCTGGCGCGGATTGCCACGAAGCCAGGAACCACCATCGCCACCAAGTGA
- a CDS encoding sodium:solute symporter family protein, with protein sequence MTQLTTLDYVVMGIYFVVVLGIGWALRRMMRTSTDFFLSGRSLPPWVTGLAFLSANLGAQEVIGMGASGAKYGIATSHFYWIGAIPAMVFVGIFMMPFYYGSKARSVPEYLKLRFDEKTRTFNALGFAAMTVFSSGVSMYAMGKLLNLLLGWDFDTSIIVSAVIVLAYVMLGGLTSAIYNEVLQFFMIVFGFAPLVWVGLKQVGGWDGLTGKLAAAATQRGLPEYAYTNVWQGMGSASTNSIGIEWFGMVMGLGFVLSFGYWCTDFLVVQRAMAADSMTAARRTPLIAAVPKMFFPFLVILPGMIALAMGDNIIPAKLTAAGVPLLDTNGNVVLDYDLATPMMLVKLFPTGMLGLGLTALIASFMSGMAGNVTAFNTVWTYDIYQAHIRKHASDEHYLWMGRVATVGGIALSVAAAYVAGAFNNIMEFLQLVFAFVNAPLFATFALGMFWKRSTGHGAFWGLFAGTVAPAIHHGISLANGAEVGVKGGFFGVVLNYPSEMAQTFWTAIAAFTTCFVVTIVVSLATPARKESELEGLVYSLTPKPTDDARVWYEKPSVFAVAVLVVMVGLNVAFF encoded by the coding sequence ATGACACAGCTGACCACGCTCGACTATGTCGTGATGGGCATCTACTTCGTCGTGGTCCTCGGTATTGGCTGGGCACTGCGGCGCATGATGCGCACCTCGACGGACTTCTTCCTGTCGGGTCGGTCGCTCCCGCCGTGGGTTACGGGCCTGGCGTTCCTCTCGGCCAATCTCGGGGCCCAGGAAGTCATTGGCATGGGCGCGTCGGGGGCGAAGTACGGTATCGCGACCAGTCACTTCTACTGGATTGGCGCCATCCCCGCCATGGTATTCGTGGGCATCTTCATGATGCCGTTCTACTATGGCTCGAAAGCCCGCTCCGTGCCGGAGTATCTCAAGCTGCGCTTCGATGAGAAGACGCGCACGTTCAACGCGCTTGGCTTTGCGGCAATGACGGTGTTTTCGAGCGGTGTCTCCATGTACGCCATGGGGAAGCTGCTCAACCTGCTGCTCGGGTGGGACTTCGATACCAGTATCATTGTGTCGGCGGTCATCGTGCTGGCGTATGTCATGCTCGGCGGTCTCACGAGCGCGATCTACAACGAAGTGCTGCAGTTCTTCATGATCGTGTTCGGCTTTGCGCCGCTTGTGTGGGTGGGGCTCAAGCAGGTAGGCGGATGGGATGGCCTTACGGGCAAGCTGGCAGCTGCCGCGACGCAGCGCGGACTTCCGGAATACGCTTACACCAACGTCTGGCAGGGGATGGGGTCCGCGAGCACCAACTCCATTGGTATTGAGTGGTTCGGCATGGTGATGGGATTGGGCTTCGTGCTCTCCTTTGGCTACTGGTGCACGGACTTTCTGGTGGTGCAGCGCGCCATGGCGGCCGACAGCATGACGGCCGCGCGTCGCACGCCGCTCATTGCCGCCGTGCCCAAGATGTTCTTCCCGTTCCTCGTCATCCTTCCCGGCATGATTGCGCTGGCCATGGGTGACAACATCATTCCGGCCAAGCTTACGGCCGCCGGGGTGCCGTTGCTCGATACCAACGGGAATGTGGTGCTCGACTATGATCTCGCCACACCCATGATGCTGGTGAAGCTGTTCCCCACCGGCATGCTGGGTCTTGGCCTCACCGCCCTCATTGCCTCGTTCATGTCCGGCATGGCCGGAAACGTGACGGCGTTCAATACGGTGTGGACCTACGACATCTATCAGGCGCACATCAGGAAGCACGCGAGCGACGAGCACTACCTGTGGATGGGACGCGTGGCGACAGTGGGCGGCATCGCGCTGTCGGTCGCGGCCGCGTACGTGGCCGGTGCGTTCAACAACATCATGGAGTTCCTGCAGCTCGTCTTTGCGTTCGTGAACGCGCCGCTGTTCGCGACATTCGCGCTGGGCATGTTCTGGAAGCGCAGCACCGGGCACGGCGCCTTCTGGGGGCTCTTTGCCGGCACGGTGGCTCCGGCCATCCATCACGGCATTTCGCTGGCCAACGGCGCTGAGGTTGGCGTGAAGGGTGGGTTCTTTGGCGTCGTGCTCAACTATCCCAGTGAAATGGCGCAGACCTTCTGGACGGCGATTGCCGCCTTCACCACCTGTTTCGTGGTGACCATCGTCGTGAGCCTGGCCACGCCGGCCCGAAAGGAATCGGAGCTTGAAGGCTTGGTGTACTCACTCACGCCCAAGCCCACGGACGATGCGCGGGTGTGGTATGAGAAGCCCAGCGTCTTTGCCGTGGCGGTGCTGGTGGTGATGGTTGGCTTGAACGTGGCCTTCTTCTAA
- a CDS encoding VCBS repeat-containing protein, with translation MRAKHRSRLSRCGIAALTVLLACGDQNAAGTDKPSSQRPASPRLFELLPASRTGVTFVNTLPESPEFNILNYLYYYNGGGVAVGDVDGDGKQDLYLSSNLEPNRLYRNLGNFRFEEITDKAGVAGPPGWKTGVSMADVNGDGALDIYASAVNYLSMKGHNVLYINDGTGTFTDQTAAYGLEFSGFSTQSLFFDYDRDGDLDLYLLNHSVHTERQIGVAARRDVRHPAAGDRLYRNDGGHFTDVSTAAGIYGGVEGFGLGVVASDVNSDGCMDLYVANDFQENDFLYLNDCRGHFTEVGTSAFSHTSRFSMGADAADMNDDGRPDLMTVDMLPEQEAIFKTSASYEGWNLFEMRLRAGYGVQYPRNALQINRGDGSFAESALLAGVAASDWSWGPLFADLDNDGRKDLFITNGIYRRPNDLDYINYVGNEAAQSALTRGVTREENQDLLKRMPQIPLANHAYRNEGGLRFTDMATAWGLDDLGFSNGSAYADLDDDGALDLVINRINAPVAIYRSRMREQSDPGHYLQVKLVGRRGNTDGIGAKVIAVTGAHRQLVEQQPVRGFQSSVDRRLHLGFGADSVADSVTVIWPDASYQHFTNVVLNRTLIVVQDSAAGQWRYERPAVVPPRDNAPALGAAVLHVENDFLDYNREPLMPHVVSAEGPALAVADVNGDGLDDMYVGGAKWQRGTLLLQRPDGQFRSSSIPTFAADSTAEDVDATFFDADGDGDLDLYVVSAGNEFWNEFDALDDRLYLNDGRGNFTRSLNALPRDVRENGSTVTAADFDGDGDQDLFVGSRVVAREYGRIPRSHLLRNDGTGRFSEVTDAVAPGLGNAGLVTDARWADVNGDTFPDLIVVGEWMPVRIWYNTRGRLAERSGTTGLSGSDGWWNSVTVADLNGDGAPDLVLGNAGRNGFLKASAREPVRMYVHDFTGTGATKQIITRAVNGVAYPLPGRDDLVKLMPALRPKYPSFTAFGASRLEEIFEAADLAKAEVREARTFESAVALNDGRGGFTLTPLPVEAQLSVMFASLVLDANGDGYMDILLAGNQYGVPPVLGRYDASRGALLLGDGRGGFRAAGSSVTVPLDGQVRGLALVHRSNKPPLLAVARNGASLQLLSFPGSSPLTPSR, from the coding sequence GTGCGCGCGAAACATCGGAGCCGCCTGTCGCGGTGCGGGATAGCCGCGCTCACGGTGCTCCTCGCGTGCGGCGATCAGAATGCCGCGGGCACGGACAAGCCGTCCAGTCAGCGTCCGGCCTCGCCGCGCCTTTTTGAACTGCTCCCGGCTTCGCGCACCGGTGTGACCTTTGTCAACACGCTACCGGAGTCGCCCGAGTTCAACATCTTGAACTATCTCTACTACTACAACGGCGGTGGCGTTGCGGTGGGGGATGTGGATGGCGACGGCAAGCAGGATCTGTATCTGTCGTCCAATCTCGAACCGAATCGACTGTACCGAAATCTCGGCAATTTTCGCTTCGAAGAGATCACGGACAAAGCCGGTGTTGCAGGCCCACCCGGTTGGAAGACCGGTGTCTCAATGGCCGACGTCAACGGCGATGGTGCGCTCGATATCTATGCGTCCGCCGTGAACTACCTCTCGATGAAAGGGCACAATGTGCTCTACATCAATGACGGCACCGGCACCTTCACCGACCAGACTGCGGCGTATGGTCTCGAGTTCTCCGGATTCTCCACACAGTCGCTGTTTTTCGACTACGATCGGGACGGCGATCTCGATCTCTACCTGCTGAATCATTCCGTACATACTGAACGGCAGATTGGCGTCGCCGCGCGGCGTGATGTCCGGCATCCGGCGGCCGGTGACCGACTCTACCGCAACGACGGAGGGCACTTTACCGATGTCAGCACCGCGGCGGGAATTTACGGAGGCGTGGAAGGATTCGGCCTGGGTGTGGTGGCCAGTGATGTGAACAGCGACGGCTGCATGGACCTGTACGTCGCCAATGACTTTCAGGAGAACGACTTTCTCTACCTGAACGATTGCCGGGGACATTTCACCGAAGTAGGGACCTCGGCGTTCAGTCACACGAGTCGCTTCTCCATGGGGGCGGATGCCGCCGATATGAACGACGACGGCCGCCCTGATCTCATGACCGTCGATATGCTGCCGGAGCAGGAGGCCATCTTCAAGACCTCCGCCAGCTACGAAGGGTGGAATCTTTTCGAGATGCGGCTGCGGGCCGGCTACGGCGTCCAGTATCCGCGCAATGCCCTGCAGATCAATCGGGGCGATGGTTCCTTTGCGGAATCGGCCCTCCTGGCGGGCGTGGCGGCCAGTGATTGGAGTTGGGGGCCGTTGTTTGCCGATCTCGATAACGATGGGCGGAAGGATCTGTTCATTACCAACGGCATCTACCGGCGCCCCAATGATCTCGACTACATCAACTATGTCGGAAACGAGGCGGCGCAGTCGGCGTTGACCCGCGGCGTCACACGCGAGGAGAATCAGGATCTCCTCAAGCGCATGCCCCAGATTCCGCTGGCCAATCACGCCTATCGCAACGAGGGCGGTTTACGCTTTACGGATATGGCGACGGCCTGGGGGCTGGATGACCTGGGCTTCTCCAACGGGTCGGCCTATGCGGATCTCGATGATGACGGTGCGCTCGACCTCGTGATCAATCGCATCAATGCGCCGGTCGCCATTTACCGAAGCCGCATGCGCGAACAGTCGGACCCGGGGCACTACCTGCAGGTGAAGCTGGTGGGCCGCCGTGGCAACACCGATGGCATTGGCGCCAAAGTCATTGCGGTGACCGGTGCGCACCGGCAGTTGGTGGAGCAGCAGCCAGTGCGTGGCTTTCAGTCCAGTGTGGACAGACGGCTGCATCTGGGCTTCGGTGCGGACTCGGTTGCCGATTCGGTCACCGTCATCTGGCCTGACGCGAGCTATCAGCACTTCACCAACGTGGTGCTCAACCGCACGCTCATCGTGGTACAGGACAGTGCGGCCGGACAATGGCGCTACGAGCGACCGGCGGTTGTACCGCCACGCGACAACGCGCCGGCCCTTGGGGCCGCGGTGCTGCACGTGGAGAATGACTTCCTTGATTACAATCGCGAGCCGCTCATGCCGCACGTGGTGTCGGCGGAAGGGCCCGCGCTGGCCGTGGCCGATGTCAACGGTGACGGTCTCGACGACATGTATGTGGGGGGCGCCAAGTGGCAGCGCGGAACCCTGCTGTTGCAGCGCCCCGACGGCCAGTTCCGTTCCTCCAGTATCCCCACGTTTGCGGCCGACAGCACGGCCGAGGACGTTGATGCCACGTTCTTTGATGCCGATGGAGATGGCGACCTCGACCTGTACGTCGTCAGCGCCGGCAACGAATTCTGGAACGAGTTTGACGCACTCGACGACCGACTCTATCTCAACGATGGGCGCGGCAATTTCACCAGGTCGCTGAACGCTCTGCCTCGCGATGTTCGCGAGAATGGCAGTACCGTGACCGCCGCCGACTTTGATGGCGACGGAGATCAGGATCTCTTCGTCGGCTCCCGCGTGGTGGCCCGCGAGTATGGCCGCATTCCGCGCAGTCATCTGCTGCGCAACGACGGCACGGGGCGATTCAGCGAGGTCACCGACGCGGTGGCACCTGGTCTCGGGAACGCCGGTCTCGTCACGGACGCTCGCTGGGCTGATGTGAACGGCGACACGTTCCCTGACCTGATCGTGGTGGGCGAGTGGATGCCGGTGCGGATCTGGTACAACACCAGAGGACGTCTCGCAGAGCGTTCGGGTACCACCGGGCTTTCCGGGTCGGACGGATGGTGGAACAGCGTGACCGTAGCCGATCTCAACGGAGACGGCGCGCCGGATCTTGTCCTGGGCAATGCCGGCCGCAACGGCTTCCTCAAGGCGTCGGCCCGCGAACCGGTGCGCATGTACGTGCACGACTTCACCGGCACGGGGGCCACCAAACAGATCATCACCCGCGCTGTGAATGGCGTAGCCTACCCGCTTCCCGGCCGCGATGATCTGGTGAAACTCATGCCGGCGCTTCGTCCCAAATACCCGTCGTTCACGGCCTTTGGTGCCAGTCGCCTTGAAGAGATTTTCGAGGCCGCCGACCTCGCGAAAGCCGAGGTACGGGAAGCGCGCACGTTTGAGAGCGCCGTGGCGCTCAATGATGGGCGTGGGGGGTTCACGCTGACCCCGCTTCCTGTTGAGGCCCAGCTGTCGGTGATGTTTGCCTCGCTCGTGCTGGACGCCAACGGCGATGGCTACATGGACATTCTGCTGGCGGGCAACCAGTATGGGGTGCCGCCAGTCCTCGGGCGCTATGATGCCAGCCGAGGAGCGCTGCTGCTTGGTGATGGGCGAGGTGGCTTCCGAGCGGCGGGTTCATCAGTCACCGTTCCGCTTGATGGACAGGTCCGCGGCCTGGCCTTGGTGCATCGTTCGAACAAGCCGCCGCTGTTGGCCGTCGCACGAAACGGTGCGTCGCTGCAACTTCTGTCGTTCCCCGGTTCTTCTCCCCTGACGCCCTCCCGATGA
- a CDS encoding VCBS repeat-containing protein, with protein sequence MLRLLLALSVLAVVGCGESTARRAEAPPVDSTLFTQMPSAYTGVRFTNRVVDSQERNVFTYRNFYNGGGVAIGDLTGDGLPEVILTSNQEGPSLYLNEGQFRFRDITDASDFDDAQPWTTGVTLADVNGDGKLDIYVSHAGDGEPATRANTLWINQGLNADSVPTFKEMARQFGIADEGWSTHSAFFDYDRDGDLDLLVINNSPRPVNSFGLRNTRDERHPYGGHHFYRNDGERFTEVSEAAGLFSAEIAFGLGVGVGDVNRDGWPDVYVSNDFFERDYLYLNQQNGTFKEVLDQVMPVSSYFSMGMDIGDVDNDGWPDLYTTDMMPEDEFRIKTTAMYEGWDVYMAKVRDGYHHQLMRNMLQRNNGDGTFSDVGYLTRTAETDWSWSALIADLDLDGRKDVYVTNGLARDVTSQDYVAFLADRTTMEREASGPRVDFMRLINAMSSTPIADYAFRNDGNWTFSNQAATWGLAAPNISSGAAYGDLDGDGALDLIVNNVNAESFVYRNNARTLLKDRHWLQVRLAGEGKNPYAVGARVTVHAGPDLYMQELYPARGFQSSVDYALTFGLGNHTTADSVVILWPNGTRSAATVTAIDTAITIAQRGAADRSPPYVAPAVSPLLVNVTATSGLAFTHAENDYVDFDRERLIPRMLSTEGPALAVGDVNGDGLDDVYVGGAKEQPGALFVQSGNGTFTAVSNAAFVSDAASEDVHALFFDADRDGDRDLYVVSGGNEFSEDSPALQDRLYLNDGRGRFTRAEAALPAALISGSVVAAADVDADGDQDLFVGGRSVPWRYGADPRSQLLLNDGRGRFTDVTANAPGLQNIGMVTDALWHDVDGDRKLDLVVVGEWMPVVVYRSTGSARFERLLAPGLENSEGWWNRIIAADLNGDGRSEFVLGNLGRNSRLHASATEPLTMVVKDFDNNGFVEQIIGMYNGDKQYPLVLRDDLIKAVPPWKARFLNFKDYALQTLDDVIPAAERKEAVVKQAYRFESVVLHRDANGAFRFEALPLDAQMAPVYGIVAQDLNGDGRTDLMLGGNFDGVKPEIGRMAASEGLVLLGADGGGFTALPPSRSGFRVAGQTRGMARVTTRGRSRILVARNNTTPLVFSVERP encoded by the coding sequence ATGCTGCGCCTGTTGTTGGCGCTATCGGTCCTGGCGGTTGTTGGTTGCGGTGAGTCCACCGCGCGCCGCGCCGAGGCGCCCCCGGTTGACTCCACGTTGTTCACGCAGATGCCCTCCGCGTACACGGGGGTCCGATTTACCAATCGCGTGGTGGACTCGCAGGAACGCAATGTCTTCACCTACCGCAATTTCTATAACGGCGGTGGAGTCGCCATTGGCGACCTGACGGGTGATGGTCTTCCGGAAGTCATCCTGACGTCCAATCAGGAAGGGCCCTCGCTGTATCTCAACGAAGGCCAGTTCCGCTTTCGTGACATCACCGACGCATCGGATTTTGACGATGCGCAACCCTGGACCACTGGGGTTACCCTCGCCGACGTGAACGGCGACGGCAAGCTGGACATTTATGTGAGTCATGCCGGTGACGGTGAACCGGCGACCCGCGCCAATACCCTCTGGATCAACCAGGGGCTGAACGCCGATTCGGTGCCAACCTTCAAGGAAATGGCCCGCCAGTTCGGCATCGCCGACGAGGGCTGGTCTACCCACTCGGCGTTCTTTGACTACGACCGGGACGGCGATCTCGATCTGTTGGTCATCAATAATTCGCCCCGTCCGGTGAACAGCTTCGGCCTGCGCAACACGCGCGACGAACGGCATCCGTATGGCGGCCACCACTTCTATCGCAACGATGGGGAGCGCTTCACGGAGGTCAGTGAGGCAGCTGGACTCTTCAGTGCCGAGATCGCCTTCGGACTCGGTGTCGGTGTTGGCGATGTCAATCGCGACGGCTGGCCCGACGTCTACGTGTCGAATGACTTCTTCGAGCGCGATTATCTGTACCTCAATCAGCAGAATGGCACGTTCAAAGAAGTGCTTGACCAGGTCATGCCGGTCTCGAGCTACTTCTCCATGGGTATGGATATCGGCGATGTGGACAACGACGGGTGGCCCGACCTGTACACCACCGATATGATGCCGGAGGATGAATTCCGCATCAAGACCACCGCGATGTACGAAGGGTGGGATGTGTACATGGCCAAGGTCCGTGACGGGTACCATCACCAGCTCATGCGCAACATGCTGCAGCGCAACAATGGCGATGGCACCTTCAGCGATGTGGGGTATCTCACCCGGACGGCCGAGACCGACTGGAGCTGGAGCGCCCTCATTGCCGATCTCGATCTTGATGGGCGCAAGGACGTCTACGTCACGAATGGGCTCGCGCGCGATGTCACGTCGCAGGATTATGTGGCGTTCCTGGCTGATCGCACCACGATGGAGCGCGAGGCCAGCGGTCCGCGGGTGGACTTCATGCGCCTCATCAATGCCATGAGTTCCACCCCGATTGCCGATTACGCGTTCCGCAATGACGGCAACTGGACCTTCAGCAATCAGGCTGCCACGTGGGGGCTGGCCGCGCCCAATATCTCCAGCGGAGCCGCGTACGGCGATCTCGATGGCGATGGCGCCCTCGACCTGATCGTGAACAACGTGAACGCCGAGAGCTTTGTCTATCGCAACAATGCGCGCACGTTGCTCAAGGACCGGCATTGGTTGCAGGTGCGTCTTGCGGGCGAGGGCAAGAATCCCTATGCAGTGGGCGCGCGCGTCACGGTGCACGCCGGACCGGATCTCTACATGCAGGAGCTCTATCCGGCCCGTGGGTTCCAGTCGAGTGTCGATTACGCCCTGACCTTCGGACTCGGAAACCATACCACGGCAGACTCGGTGGTCATTCTCTGGCCGAACGGTACGCGGAGTGCTGCCACCGTGACCGCCATCGATACGGCCATCACCATTGCGCAGCGCGGTGCGGCCGATCGCAGCCCGCCGTACGTGGCGCCCGCGGTCAGTCCACTGCTCGTGAACGTCACGGCGACCTCCGGTCTGGCGTTCACGCACGCCGAGAACGACTACGTGGATTTCGACCGGGAGCGCCTGATCCCGCGCATGCTATCCACCGAAGGGCCGGCACTGGCAGTGGGTGACGTGAATGGCGACGGCCTCGACGATGTGTACGTGGGGGGGGCCAAAGAACAGCCGGGTGCGCTGTTTGTGCAGTCGGGCAACGGGACGTTTACTGCGGTTTCCAACGCTGCCTTCGTGAGCGATGCCGCCTCGGAAGATGTACATGCGCTCTTCTTTGATGCCGACCGCGACGGCGATCGGGATCTCTATGTGGTAAGCGGCGGGAACGAGTTCAGCGAGGACAGCCCGGCTTTGCAGGATCGTCTGTATCTGAACGATGGTCGTGGACGCTTCACACGCGCGGAGGCGGCCTTGCCGGCTGCGCTCATCAGTGGCAGCGTCGTGGCTGCCGCTGACGTGGACGCCGATGGTGATCAGGATCTGTTCGTGGGCGGCCGCAGTGTGCCGTGGCGCTATGGCGCCGACCCCAGAAGCCAACTGCTGCTCAACGATGGGCGTGGCCGCTTCACTGACGTAACGGCCAACGCGCCCGGGCTTCAGAACATTGGCATGGTGACCGATGCGCTGTGGCACGATGTGGATGGCGACCGGAAGCTCGACCTCGTGGTCGTCGGCGAGTGGATGCCTGTGGTGGTGTATCGCAGCACCGGCAGCGCCCGATTTGAGCGACTCCTGGCGCCCGGGCTCGAAAACAGTGAAGGCTGGTGGAATCGAATCATTGCCGCCGATCTCAACGGTGACGGGCGCAGTGAGTTTGTGCTTGGGAATCTGGGGCGAAACTCGCGCCTGCACGCGAGTGCCACCGAACCGCTCACCATGGTCGTGAAGGACTTCGACAACAACGGCTTCGTGGAACAGATCATCGGCATGTACAACGGCGACAAGCAGTATCCGCTGGTCCTGCGCGATGATCTCATCAAGGCGGTGCCCCCCTGGAAAGCGCGCTTCCTGAATTTCAAGGATTATGCGCTGCAAACGCTCGATGACGTGATCCCCGCCGCGGAACGGAAGGAGGCGGTGGTCAAACAGGCCTATCGTTTCGAGAGCGTGGTCCTGCATCGTGATGCCAACGGCGCCTTCCGGTTCGAGGCGTTGCCATTGGATGCGCAGATGGCTCCGGTGTACGGGATCGTGGCACAAGATCTCAACGGTGATGGCCGCACCGATCTCATGCTTGGTGGCAACTTTGATGGGGTCAAGCCGGAAATCGGTCGTATGGCGGCGAGTGAGGGGCTCGTCCTCCTCGGTGCTGACGGTGGCGGATTCACGGCCCTCCCTCCGTCCCGTAGCGGCTTCCGCGTGGCGGGACAAACCCGTGGGATGGCGCGCGTCACCACGCGTGGTCGCTCCCGCATCCTCGTGGCGCGGAACAACACGACGCCCCTCGTTTTCTCGGTAGAACGCCCATGA
- a CDS encoding uridine kinase family protein — protein MDPLNSAAVSELVAQLVTEHRLGSTPLVIGVAGESGSGKSTAATQLADALTARGIATALIHQDNYFIRPPRTNHAFRLQDLGNVGPQEVQLNLITDHMAAFRRGATVTAPVVNYPENRFDQETRAFNGVQVLIVEGTYVLMLNGLDVAVFLEATHADTHERRMARNRDIWEPIIDTILDIEHRLIAPQRNRAHWLIDRAFHLRRGPAHLG, from the coding sequence ATGGACCCGTTGAACAGCGCCGCCGTCTCTGAACTCGTCGCGCAGCTGGTCACCGAACATCGGCTTGGAAGCACGCCGCTGGTGATTGGCGTGGCGGGTGAATCGGGGAGCGGCAAGAGTACGGCGGCCACGCAATTGGCCGACGCACTTACCGCCCGGGGTATCGCCACTGCCCTCATTCATCAGGACAACTACTTCATCCGGCCGCCCCGCACCAACCACGCGTTCCGCCTGCAGGATCTTGGCAATGTGGGACCGCAGGAGGTGCAGTTGAACCTGATCACCGACCACATGGCCGCGTTTCGCCGCGGGGCCACGGTCACGGCGCCGGTAGTGAACTATCCGGAGAACCGCTTCGACCAGGAGACCCGCGCGTTCAACGGCGTGCAGGTGCTGATTGTCGAAGGCACCTACGTGCTGATGCTGAACGGACTCGACGTGGCCGTGTTCCTCGAAGCCACCCATGCCGATACGCACGAGCGGCGCATGGCGCGTAACCGTGACATCTGGGAGCCGATCATCGACACCATTCTGGATATCGAACACCGGCTCATTGCGCCGCAGCGCAATCGGGCCCATTGGCTGATTGATCGCGCTTTCCACCTGCGACGCGGGCCGGCACACCTGGGATAA